One window from the genome of Chloroflexota bacterium encodes:
- a CDS encoding DUF364 domain-containing protein, with amino-acid sequence MQILQDLLREVQEGRILDVRVGGFWTAVVAEVEGAVRCGLASTLYGGHTDAEPPVPQAGHLLDMSARELATMALAGCPPRSSIGLAAINALLPPYLEGAVELNAEAILSDLGRNRKVALVGHFPFVERLRENVGELWVLELQPRGGDLPASAAAQVIPQADVLALTGTTLLNGTFESLMRLRRQDAQVLVLGPTTPLSPVLFRHGVHYLSGAVVDDVAAVVKGVSQAAGFRQIHRLGVRLVTLARPGAAL; translated from the coding sequence GTGCAAATCCTGCAAGACTTGCTGCGCGAAGTGCAAGAAGGGCGCATCCTGGACGTGCGTGTGGGGGGCTTCTGGACGGCGGTCGTCGCCGAGGTGGAGGGCGCTGTGCGTTGCGGCCTCGCGTCCACCCTGTACGGCGGACACACCGACGCCGAGCCGCCCGTGCCGCAGGCCGGTCATCTGCTGGACATGTCTGCCCGGGAACTGGCAACCATGGCCCTCGCTGGCTGCCCGCCCCGGAGCAGCATTGGGCTGGCCGCCATCAACGCCCTGTTGCCGCCGTATCTGGAGGGGGCGGTTGAACTCAATGCCGAAGCGATCCTTTCGGATCTGGGCCGCAACCGCAAAGTGGCGCTTGTGGGCCACTTCCCGTTCGTAGAGCGCCTGCGCGAGAACGTCGGGGAACTTTGGGTGCTGGAACTGCAGCCGCGCGGTGGCGACCTGCCGGCATCGGCTGCCGCGCAGGTGATTCCCCAGGCCGATGTCCTGGCGCTCACAGGGACGACGCTGCTGAACGGCACGTTTGAGAGCCTGATGCGCCTCCGGCGGCAGGATGCGCAGGTCCTGGTTTTGGGGCCCACGACGCCCCTGTCGCCGGTGCTCTTCCGGCATGGCGTGCACTACCTATCCGGCGCGGTGGTAGACGATGTGGCCGCCGTGGTGAAGGGCGTGTCGCAGGCTGCGGGCTTCCGCCAGATACACCGGCTCGGCGTGCGGCTCGTTACCCTGGCGAGGCCGGGCGCGGCACTGTGA
- a CDS encoding thermonuclease family protein produces the protein MKSARSLLFAILLVAAALTAACEPTPVATPAPTSATPARALPCAAPALPPAGSACTPAPREQWAQAPVVSITDGDTIRVRVGGQVLAVRYIGIDTPERNQRGYEAAAQANASLVAGQAVYLERDCREDDGERLLRYIWLADGRMVNEELVRMGMALPVAYPPDTRHRRRLEAAAREAWAARRGFWAGDPDAFPYAMVLVNALTVYTASGDEQPIKGALMCGDALAVYGQTPDGAWLQVRGPDRTGGWVRADGVDLAAPAP, from the coding sequence GTGAAGTCAGCACGCTCCCTGTTGTTCGCCATACTGCTCGTGGCCGCCGCCCTCACCGCGGCGTGCGAACCCACGCCGGTCGCCACGCCCGCGCCCACTTCGGCCACACCTGCACGCGCGCTCCCGTGCGCGGCCCCCGCCCTGCCGCCTGCCGGATCGGCCTGCACCCCCGCGCCGCGCGAGCAGTGGGCACAGGCCCCGGTGGTGAGCATTACCGACGGCGACACCATCCGCGTGCGCGTCGGCGGCCAAGTCCTCGCGGTGCGCTACATCGGCATAGACACGCCCGAGCGCAACCAGCGCGGGTACGAAGCCGCCGCCCAGGCCAACGCAAGCCTGGTGGCGGGCCAGGCCGTGTACCTGGAGCGCGACTGCCGCGAGGACGACGGCGAGCGCCTCCTGCGGTACATCTGGTTGGCCGACGGGCGCATGGTCAATGAGGAACTGGTGCGCATGGGCATGGCGCTGCCGGTGGCGTATCCGCCCGACACGCGCCACCGGCGGCGGCTTGAGGCAGCGGCGCGGGAAGCATGGGCCGCGCGGCGCGGCTTCTGGGCCGGCGATCCCGACGCCTTCCCCTACGCCATGGTCCTGGTGAACGCGCTGACTGTCTACACGGCGTCAGGCGACGAGCAACCCATCAAGGGCGCCCTGATGTGCGGCGACGCGCTTGCCGTGTACGGCCAGACCCCTGACGGCGCGTGGCTCCAGGTGCGCGGCCCCGACCGCACCGGCGGGTGGGTGCGCGCCGACGGGGTGGACCTGGCCGCACCCGCGCCGTAA
- the trmD gene encoding tRNA (guanosine(37)-N1)-methyltransferase TrmD, which translates to MEFDILTLFPNMFQGPLQESIVKRAVEAGLVAVRVHNIRDYAPGKHRQTDDAPYGGGGGMVMKPEPIWNAAEAVLGEDMARRGQDVAVVLMSPQGRLFSHAVARELARFRRIVLICGRYEGVDERVRELLATDEISIGDYVLSGGELPAMVVVEAVTRLLPGVLGDPGATFEDSHAEGLLEYPQYTRPAEFRGLKVPDALLSGNHAEVVRWRREQSLRRTLERRPDLLERANLTAADREFLRRLGWGQGKDTDEQG; encoded by the coding sequence CTGGAGTTTGACATCCTGACCCTGTTCCCCAACATGTTTCAGGGGCCGCTCCAGGAGAGCATCGTGAAGCGGGCGGTGGAGGCTGGCCTTGTCGCCGTTCGCGTGCACAACATCCGCGACTACGCGCCGGGCAAGCACCGCCAGACCGACGACGCGCCCTACGGCGGCGGGGGCGGGATGGTGATGAAGCCCGAACCCATCTGGAACGCCGCCGAGGCCGTGCTGGGCGAGGACATGGCGCGCAGGGGCCAGGACGTGGCTGTGGTGCTCATGAGTCCTCAGGGGCGGCTGTTCTCGCACGCGGTGGCCCGCGAGTTGGCCCGCTTTCGGCGAATCGTCCTCATCTGCGGGCGGTACGAGGGGGTGGACGAGCGCGTGCGCGAACTCCTGGCCACCGACGAGATTTCCATCGGCGACTACGTGCTGTCGGGGGGCGAACTGCCGGCGATGGTGGTGGTGGAGGCGGTAACGCGGCTCCTGCCCGGCGTGCTGGGCGACCCGGGCGCGACCTTTGAGGACTCGCACGCCGAGGGTCTGCTGGAGTATCCGCAGTACACGCGCCCGGCCGAGTTCCGCGGGCTGAAGGTTCCCGACGCGCTCCTGTCGGGGAATCACGCGGAGGTGGTGCGATGGCGGCGGGAGCAGTCGCTGCGGCGGACGCTGGAGCGGCGGCCCGACCTGCTGGAGCGGGCCAACCTGACGGCGGCAGACCGGGAGTTCCTGCGGCGTCTGGGCTGGGGCCAGGGCAAGGACACAGACGAGCAAGGGTGA
- the rplS gene encoding 50S ribosomal protein L19, producing the protein MSELPKSVERLEPNPNIPPLAPGDTVRVHSRIVEGDRERIQLVQGVVIRIKRGGPAASFTVRRIGAHGVGVERTFPFHSPRVEKVEVLRHGKVRRAKLYFLRGRGGKAARLRERRVETPTAE; encoded by the coding sequence ATGAGCGAACTGCCGAAATCCGTAGAGCGGCTTGAGCCGAATCCGAATATACCCCCGTTGGCCCCTGGCGACACGGTGCGCGTTCACAGCCGCATTGTAGAGGGCGACCGCGAGCGCATTCAATTGGTGCAGGGCGTGGTGATCCGCATCAAGAGGGGCGGGCCGGCGGCGAGTTTCACGGTGCGCCGAATCGGGGCGCATGGCGTGGGCGTGGAGCGCACCTTCCCCTTCCATTCGCCTCGCGTGGAGAAGGTAGAAGTGCTGCGCCACGGCAAGGTGCGGCGCGCCAAACTGTACTTCCTGCGCGGGCGCGGCGGCAAGGCGGCGCGGCTCCGCGAGAGGCGAGTTGAGACTCCCACCGCCGAGTAG
- a CDS encoding ribonuclease HII, protein MTPRRLVPTLSEEQALLEAGYRAIAGVDEAGRGTWAGPVAAAAVVLPLDCAEALAALGGVCDSKMLPPRKRGALEQRIVEEAVAVGFGLASASEIDRMGILPATRLAMRRAIANLGIAVDFLLIDAVKLPQETIDQKSIVRGDALCFSVAAASIVAKVRRDRLMAELDGLYPGYGFARHKGYGTAQHLEALRALGPCPIHRRTFAPVRACLDGRGVAAQDGPR, encoded by the coding sequence ATGACGCCGCGCCGCCTGGTTCCAACCCTGTCGGAAGAGCAGGCCCTGCTGGAAGCGGGGTACCGCGCCATCGCGGGCGTGGACGAGGCGGGGCGCGGCACCTGGGCCGGCCCTGTGGCGGCGGCGGCCGTGGTGCTTCCCCTTGACTGCGCGGAGGCGCTGGCCGCGTTGGGCGGCGTGTGCGACTCCAAGATGCTCCCGCCGCGCAAGCGCGGGGCGCTGGAGCAGCGCATTGTGGAGGAGGCGGTGGCCGTGGGGTTCGGGCTGGCGTCGGCATCCGAGATTGACCGCATGGGGATTCTTCCGGCGACGCGGCTGGCCATGCGGCGCGCCATCGCCAACCTGGGCATTGCGGTGGACTTCCTGCTGATTGACGCGGTGAAACTGCCGCAGGAAACGATAGACCAGAAGAGCATCGTCCGAGGCGATGCCCTTTGTTTTTCTGTGGCGGCAGCGTCCATCGTGGCGAAGGTTCGCCGCGACCGCCTGATGGCCGAACTGGATGGCCTGTATCCGGGCTATGGGTTTGCGCGGCACAAGGGGTATGGCACGGCGCAGCACCTGGAGGCCCTTCGCGCGCTGGGGCCGTGCCCCATCCACCGCCGCACCTTTGCGCCGGTGCGGGCGTGCCTGGACGGGCGCGGGGTCGCCGCGCAGGACGGGCCGCGATGA
- a CDS encoding YraN family protein codes for MSTARQRLGAFGEEVATRRLRELGYRVVERNYRCAAGEIDVVAMDGEVMAFVEVRTRRGDRMGTPEESVGPRKQRKMIEVAQTYVAERGYTGAWRLDVVAVALDERGRVVRCEVIPNAVEG; via the coding sequence ATGAGCACCGCCAGGCAACGACTGGGGGCGTTCGGCGAGGAGGTGGCCACCCGCCGCCTGCGGGAATTGGGCTATCGCGTGGTGGAGCGCAACTACCGCTGCGCCGCCGGCGAGATAGACGTCGTCGCCATGGACGGCGAGGTCATGGCCTTCGTGGAGGTTCGCACGCGGCGGGGCGACCGCATGGGCACGCCCGAGGAATCGGTAGGGCCGCGCAAGCAGCGCAAGATGATAGAAGTGGCCCAGACCTACGTGGCCGAGCGCGGCTACACGGGCGCATGGCGGCTGGACGTGGTGGCCGTGGCGCTGGACGAGCGGGGCCGCGTGGTGCGGTGCGAGGTGATCCCCAATGCGGTGGAAGGGTGA